gaattgtaaaatggtgtggttgagaggattgataaggaattgtaaaatggtgtggttgagaggattgataaggaattgtaaaatggtgtggttgagaggattgataaggaattgtaaaatggtgtggttgagaggattgataaggaattgtaaaatggtgtggttgagaggattgataaggaattctataatggtgtggttgagaggattgatgaggaattgtaaaatggtgtggttgagaggattgataaggaattgtaaaatggtgtggttgagaggattgataaggaattgtaaaatggtgtggttgagaggtttgataaggaattgtaaaacggtgtggttgagaggattgataaggaattgtaaaatggtgtggttgagaggattgataaggaattgtaaaatggtgtggttgagaggattgataaggatttgtaaaatggtgtggttgagaggattgataaggatttgtaaaatggtgtggttgagaggattgataaggaattgtaaaatggtgtggttgagaggattgataaggaattgtaaaatggtgtggttgagaggatggataaggaattgtaaaatggtgtggttgagaggattgataaggaattgtaaaatggtgtggttgagaggattgataaggaattgtaaaatggtgtggttgagaggatggataaggaattgtaaaatggtgtggttgagaggattgataaggaattgtaaaatggtgtggttgagaggattgataaggaattgtaaaatggtgtggttgagaggattgataaggaattgtaaaatggtgtggttgagaggatggataaggaattgtaaaatggtgtggttgagaggattgataaggaattgtaaaatggtgtggttgagaggattgataaggaattgtaaaatggtgtggttgagaggattgataaggaattgtatcatggtgtggttgagagggttgataaggaattgtaaaatggtgtggttgagaggattgatgaggaattgtaaaatggtgtggttgagaggattgataaggaattgtaaaatggtgtggttgagaggattgaaaaGGAATTGTacaatggtgtggttgagaggattgataaggaattgtaaaatggtgtggttgagaggatggataaggaattgtaaaatggtgtggttgagaggattgataaggaattgtaaaatggtgtggttgagaggattgataaggaattgtaaaatggtgtggttgagaggattgataaggaattgtaaaatggtgtggttgagaggattgataaggaattgtaaaatggtgtggttgagaggattgataaggaattgtaaaacggtgtggttgagaggatggataaggaattctataatggtgtggttgagaggattgataacgaattgtaaaatggtgtggttgagaggattgataaggaattgtaaaatggtgtggttgagaggattgataaggaattgtaaaatggtgtggttgagaggattgataaggaattgtaaaatgttgtggttgagaggattgataaggaattgtaaaatggtgtggttgagaggattgataaggaattgtaaaatggtgtggttgagaggattgataaggaattgtaaaatggtgtggttgagaggattgataaggaattgtaaaatggtgtggttgagaggattgataaggaattgtaaaacggtgtggttgagaggatggataaggaattctataatggtgtggttgagaggattgataacgaattgtaaaatggtgtggttgagaggattgataaggaattgtaaaatggtgtggttgagaggattgataaggaattgtaaaatggtgtggttgagaggattgataaggaattgtaaaatggtgtggttgagaggattgataaggaattgtaaaatggtgtggttgagaggattgataaggaattgtaaaatggtgtggttgagaggattgataaggaattgtaaaatggtgtggttgagaggattgataaggaattgtaaaatggtgtggttgagaggattgataaggaattgtaaaatggtgtggttgagaggattgataaggaattctataatggtgtggttgagaggattgatgaggaattgtaaaatggtgtggttgagaggattgataaggaattgtaaaatggtgtggttgagaggattgataaggaattgtaaaatggtgtggttgagaggtttgataaggaattgtaaaacggtgtggttgagaggattgataaggaattgtaaaatggtgtggttgagaggattgataaggaattgtaaaatggtgtggttgagaggattgataaggatttgtaaaatggtgtggttgagaggattgataaggatttgtaaaatggtgtggttgagaggattgataaggaattgtaaaatggtgtggttgagaggattgataaggaattgtaaaatggtgtggttgagaggattgataaggaattgtaaaatggtgtggttgagaggattgataaggaattgtaaaatggtgtggttgagaggattgataaggaattgtaaaatggtgtggttgagaggattgataaggaattctataatggtgtggttgagaggattgatgaggaattgtaaaatggtgtggttgagaggattgataaggaattgtaaaatggtgtggttgagaggattgataaggaattgtaaaatggtgtggttgagaggattgataaggaattgtaaaatggtgtggttgagaggattgataaggaattgtaaaatggtgtggttgagaggattgataaggaattgtaaaatggtgtggttgagaggattgataaggaattgtaaaatggtgtggttgagaggattgaaaaggaattgtaaaatggtgtggttgagaggatggataaggaattgtaaaatggtgtggttgagaggattgataaggaattgtaaaatggtgtggttgagaggatggataaggaattgtaaaatggtgtggttgagaggattgataaggaattgtaaaatggtgtggttgagaggattgataaggaattgtaaaatggtgtggttgagaggatggataaggaattgtaaaatggtgtggttgagaggattgataaggaattgtaaaatggtgtggttgagaggattgataaggaattgtaaaatggtgtggttgagaggattgataaggaattgtatcatggtgtggttgagagggttgataaggaattgtaaaatggtgtggttgagaggattgatgaggaattgtaaaatggtgtggttgagaggattgataaggaattgtaaaatggtgtggttgagaggattgataaggaattgtaaaatgttgtggttgagaggattgataaggaattgtaaaatggtgtggttgagaggattgataaggaattgtaaaatggtgtggttgagaggatggataaggaattgtaaaatggtgtggttgagaggattgataaggaattgtaaaatggtgtggttgagaggattgataaggaattgtaaaatggtgtggttgagaggattgataaggaattgtaaaatggtgtggttgagaggtttgataaggaattgtaaaatggtgtggttgagaggattgataaggaattgaaaaatggtgtggttgagaggattgataaggaattgtaaaatggtgtggttgagaggattgataaggaattgaaaaatggtgtggttgagagggatgaggcaaaaggaatggtcagtaagtctggctgcacaactgattggcaaatgtactgcaaattgagaaattattgttgtctatcaacaatgaaaagccactggggtctgacaatctagatggaaaattactgaggataatagtggacgatattgccactcctatctGCCACATCTTCAATCCAAGCCTACGAGAGAGTCtgttccctcaggcctggagggaagctacagtcattctgctacctaagaatagtaaagccctctttactggctcaaatagccgaccaatcagcctgttaccaaccctaacatgctgaccaatcagcctgttaccaaccctaacatgctgaccaatcagcctggtaccaacccttagtaaacttctggaaaaaatggtgtttgaccagatacaatgctattttacagtaaacaaatgaaGTCTtccagcacgcttatagggaaggacttTCAACAAGCACACCACTTACACaaatgatgattggctgagagaaattgatagtCAAAATATTGTGGTAGATGTTTcattagacttcagtgcagcatttgatattatcgatcatagtctgctgatggaaaaacGTAAGTGttgtggctttacaccccctgtattgtggataaagagttacctgtctaaaagaacacagagggtgttctttaacttcttgacgctttTTCAGTCGGAGAGGGAACggcaatggctgcccaaactctgCAAACAAAATGCGGCTGGGACCCGGCCATACaatgacgcgatgttatcgttctcgctcatttttcaaaataaaagcctgaaactatgtctcacgactgttgacaccttgaggaagcgataggaaaaggaatctggttgatatccctttaaatggagcgaaggcaggctatggaacatggagttttcaaaatagaagccacttccttgtttgattttcctcagggttttgcaataacagttttgttatactcacagacaatattttgacagttttggaaactttagagagttttctatcctaatctgtcaattaaatgcatattctagcatctggtcttgagaaataggcggtttactttgggaacattatttttccaaaaataaaaatagtgccccctagtttcaagaggttaacagcactatcaacaaggcaggccctagctttgtcacacctggactactgttcagtcgtgtggtcaggtgccacaaagagggacttttgaattggctcagaacagggcagcacggctggcccgtGGACGTACTCAGAGAACTAACATTAATATTGTGGGGGCTGGTTCAAAGTGGAGgtggacttcatcactacttgtatttgtgagaggtattaacatactgaatgtgccactgtctaaactactggcacacagcttagacacccatgcataccccacaagacatgccaccagaggtctcttcacagtccccaagtccagaacagactatgggaggcacacagtactacatagagccatgactacatggaactctattccacatcaggtaacaaTAGAATCagataaaaaaacagataaaaatacccCTTATGGACTGTGACAAACAGTGTATCtacaacacaaacataggcacagacacatacatacagacacaagatgacatatgcactatacacacacgtacacatggaatTTGTGTTGTAGATACAGTACGTGGTAGTGGAgaaggggcctgagggcacatacCTAGTGTGTATTGAAATCTGAATAATATTGTCACTTTTTAAACATTTTCTGACTGATTTAATttagctggaccccaggaagagtatctgctgccttggcaggaactaatggggatccataataaaccccaggaagagtatctgctgccttggcaggaactaatggggatccataataaaccccaggaagagtagctgctgccttggcaggaactaatggggatccataataaaccccaggaagagtatctgctgccttggcaggaactaatggggatccataataaaccccaggaagagtagctgctgccttgacaggaactaatggggacccataataaaccccaggaagagtagctgctgccttggcaggaactaatggggatccataataaaccccaggaagaatagctgctgccttggcaggaactaatggggatccataataaaccccaggaagagtagctgctgccttggcaggaactaatggggatccataataaaccccaggaagagtatctgctgccttggcaggaactaatagggatccataataaaccccaggaagagtagctgctgccttgacaggaactaatggggatccataataaaccccaggaagagtagctgctgccttggcaggaactaatggggatccataataaaccccaggaagagtagctgctgccttgacaggaactaatggggatccataataaatacaaataatgtCATGTAGTGATGATGTCACATCTTGTAGTGATGATGTCACCTGGTGTGTATGTGGAGGTGGGCGTGGCAGAGCGGGCAGGAGTGATGAGCGTCCTGGAACCCTGCGACCAGGAACGGGATCAGACAGCACCCGCAGACGAACctgtacacgcacacacgcacacacacacacacacacacacacacacacacacacacacacacacacacacacacacacacacacacacacacacacacacacacacacacacacacacacacacacacacacacacacacacacacacacacacacatttgctaTTACGGTTATTGCTCAGGAGGCATCAGAGGGCCGATATCAATGTTGTAGTGAGCATTAACCAGGCCGCACATGGCCCATGCAGCCATGCCAGGTGTGTGTCTGTTACCCCAGGAGTGTCAGCAGGCCACACATGGCCCACGCAGCCACGCCAGGCCTGTTGGTGACGACCGTCGTGACGCGCTGATGACAGTTAGAACACCGTGTCATACAGGGGGCGTCGCCCATCGGACCCACAGCCTCTGATTGGATGATCACCACCGTCGGGGAATGCTGCTGCACTGTCTCCATgttgactgacagagagagagttgtgaTCAGAACCATGTCTATAGAACCATGTCTATAGAGAGTTGTGATCAGAACCATGTCTATAGTGAGTTCTGATCAGAACCATGTCTATAGAGAGTTGTGATCAGAACCATGTCTATAGAACCATGTCTATAGAGAGTTGTGATCAGAACCATGTCTATAGAGAGTTGTGATCAGAACCATGTCTATAGAACCGTGTCTATAGAGAGTTATGATCAGAACCATGTCTATAGAGAGTTATGATCAGAACCATGTCTATAGAGAGTTCTGATCAGAGCCAATTATATTTCACCACTTTCTAAATGGTTCTGATAGGTAGTTACTTTGTGTTGATTGGTAGAGGAAGAAGCCAGTCTGCTCCTGACTGGGTAGTGACTGCCTGGTGGGCGGAGTCAGGACAGGAAACTGGTCCGTCTGCATGGTGACTACAGAGACAACCAATCAGAGAGgagaacacaaacacacgcatgcaaatgcacacacacacacacacacacacacacacacacacacacacacacacacacacacacacacacacacacacacacacacacacacacgcacacacacacacacacacacctacctgctTCTCCGTAGGTGGGTGGGGGTGTGGTTGGTGTTGGGTggtggggaggaagggaggggatggTTACTATGGCGGTCGTGGGAGCGGGGGGATAGTGGGGGGCCTCGGACTGAGCGTTGTACGACGGGGGGTCCATCAGGAAGACAACAGGAAGTAGGTGCCACTGACAGGAAGCAGCTGGACCACGCTCCAATCAGAATCAGTCTCACAAGAACTAGAGTTAGATGGAGAAGCATTAGACAAGGGGTCCTAGTACAGAtgcaactgtctgtctgtctgtctgtctgtctgtctgtctgtctgaactagAGTTAGATGGAGAAGCATTAGACAAGGGGTCCTAGTACAGAtgcaactgtctgtctgtctgtctgtctgtctgtctgtctgtctgtctgtctgtctgtctgtctgtctgtctctctgtctgactgtctgtctgtctgtctgtctgtctgtctgtctgtctctctgtctgactgtctgtctgtgtctgcctgtgtctgtctgtctgtctgtctgtctctctgtctgactgtctgtctgtgtctgcctctgtctgtctgtctgtctgtctgtctgtctgtctgtctgtctgtctgtctgtctgtctgtctgtctgtctgtctgtctgtctgactgtctgtctgtgtctgcctgtgtctgtctgtctgtctgtctgtctgtgtctgtctgtctgtctgtctgtctgtctgtctgtctgtctgtctgtctgtctgtctgtctgtctgtgtctgtctgtgtctgtctgtctgtctgtctgtctgtctgtctgtctgtctgtctgtctgtctgtgtctgtctgtctgtctgtctgtctgtctgtctgtctgtctgtgtctgtctgtgtctgtctgtgtctgtgtctgtctgtgtctgtctgtctgtctgtctgtctgtctgtctgtctgtctgtctgtctgtctgtctgtctgtctgtctgtctgtctgtctgttacattaGTCAACTTGTTAGAGAGTAGAAACAGTGCcaaacctgttatagagggtagtagtagtagtagtaacagagtcttgcctgttatagagggtagtagtagtaacagagtctaacttgttatagagggtagtagtagtagtagtaacagagtctaacctgttatagagggtagtagtagtagtagtaacagagtctaacctgttatagagggtagtagtagtagtaacagagtctaacctgttatagagggtagtagtagtaacagagtctaacctgttatagagggtagtagtagtagtagtaacagagtctaacctgttatagagggtagtagtagtaacagagtcttacctgatatagagggtagtagtagtagtagtaacagagtctaacctgttatagagggtagtagtagtaacagagtcttacctgttatagagggtagcagtagtaacagagtctaacctgttatagagggtagtagtagcagtagtaacagagtctaacctgttatagagggtagtagtagtagtaacagagtctaacctgttatagagggtagtagtaacagagtctaacctgttaacagagtctaacctgttatagagggtagtagtagtagtaacagagtctaacctgttatagagggtagtagtagtagtagtagtagtagtaacagagtctaacctgttatagagggtagtagtagtagtagtaacagagtcagagtctaacctgttatagagggtagtagtagtaacagagtctaacctgtaatagagggtagtagtagtagtagtaacagagtcttacctgatatagagggtagtagtagtagtagtaacagagtctaacctgttatagagggtagtagtagtagtagtaacagagtctaacctgttatagagggtagtagtagtagtagtaacagagtctaacctgttatagagggtagtagtagtagtagtaacagagtcttacctgatatagagggtagtagtagtagtagtaacagagtctaacctgttatagagggtagtagtagtagtagtaacagagtctaacctgttatagagggtagtagtagtaacagagtctaacctgttatagagggtagtagtagtagtagtaacagagtctaacctgttatagaggttagtagtagtagtagtaacagagtctaacctgttatagagggtagtagtagtagtaacagagtctaacctgttatagagggtagtagtagtagtaacagagtctaacctgttatagagggtagtagtagtagtagtaacagagtctaacctgttatagagggtagtagtagtagtagtaacagagtctaacctgttatagagggtagtagtagtagtagtaacagtgtctaacctgttatagagggtagtagtagtagtagtaacagagtctaacctgttatagagggtagtagtagtagtagtagtaacagagtctaacctgttatagagggtagtagtagtagtaacagagtctaacctgttatagagggtagtagtagtaacagagtctaacctgttatagatggtagtagtagtaacagagtctaacctgttatagagggtagtagtagtaacagagtctaacctgttatagagggtagtagtagtagtaacagagtctaacctgttatagagggtagtagtagtagtagtaacagagtctaacctgttatagagtgtagtagtagtagtagtaacagagtctaacctgttatagagggtagtagtagtagtagtaacagagtcttgcctgttatagagggtagtagtagtagtagtaacagagtctaacctgttatagagggtagtagtagtagtagtaaca
Above is a genomic segment from Oncorhynchus masou masou isolate Uvic2021 unplaced genomic scaffold, UVic_Omas_1.1 unplaced_scaffold_532, whole genome shotgun sequence containing:
- the LOC135535922 gene encoding lipopolysaccharide-induced tumor necrosis factor-alpha factor homolog, producing the protein MDPPSYNAQSEAPHYPPAPTTAIVTIPSLPPHHPTPTTPPPTYGEAVTMQTDQFPVLTPPTRQSLPSQEQTGFFLYQSTQINMETVQQHSPTVVIIQSEAVGPMGDAPCMTRCSNCHQRVTTVVTNRPGVAAWAMCGLLTLLGFVCGCCLIPFLVAGFQDAHHSCPLCHAHLHIHTRM